One window of the Azospirillum sp. TSH58 genome contains the following:
- a CDS encoding MSMEG_1061 family FMN-dependent PPOX-type flavoprotein gives MPQQNSPSPTPDLDRLYDPPMEHVQKAVMTELISFHADYLAKATFFCLATGRATGLDASPRGGPPGFVRMLDSKTVAFADWPGNNRIESMRNLLEDDRLGMLFLFPGLDVFMRINGHGRVSDDADLRASLAEGAKIPKTAIVVSVDEVLFHCGKAVNRAKLWAPDSRIGRGVLPTPGQMLAAMTKQDASAAAAIDAHYDHAMRNDLYG, from the coding sequence ATGCCCCAGCAGAATTCCCCCTCCCCCACGCCCGACCTCGACCGGCTCTACGACCCGCCGATGGAGCATGTCCAGAAGGCGGTCATGACGGAGTTGATCTCCTTCCACGCCGACTATCTTGCCAAGGCCACCTTCTTCTGCCTCGCGACCGGCCGCGCCACGGGTCTGGACGCCTCGCCGCGCGGCGGCCCGCCGGGGTTCGTCAGGATGCTCGACTCCAAGACGGTCGCCTTCGCCGATTGGCCGGGCAACAACCGGATCGAGTCCATGCGCAATCTGCTGGAGGACGACCGGCTGGGAATGCTGTTCCTGTTCCCCGGTCTGGACGTCTTCATGCGGATCAACGGGCACGGCCGCGTCTCGGACGACGCGGATCTCCGCGCCAGCCTCGCCGAGGGGGCCAAAATCCCCAAGACGGCCATCGTCGTGAGCGTGGACGAGGTGCTGTTCCACTGCGGCAAGGCGGTGAACCGGGCCAAGCTGTGGGCGCCGGATTCACGGATCGGGCGCGGCGTGCTCCCGACCCCCGGCCAGATGCTCGCCGCCATGACGAAACAGGACGCCTCCGCTGCCGCCGCCATCGACGCGCACTACGACCATGCGATGCGAAACGACCTCTACGGCTGA
- a CDS encoding helix-turn-helix domain-containing protein gives MSEERFAFAASDACEPIIVAIYETQAEHRELGLHSHPRGQLSGLRRGLLTIGTETGTWVVPADHAVWLPPHQPHRGYTHGAVEGWSCYVAEAACATLPDQPCMIKASGLLREAVIRASGWQGRDMDEAQWRLAMVLLDELRASPVEPFNLPMPRDPRLLRIARALLDDPGDRRGMDAWAAWAGVSERTLSRRFVAETGHSYTAWRQRARLMRALEMLAEGVPVTTVAIDLGYDSVSAFIALFKRTLGVTPSAYFG, from the coding sequence ATGTCCGAGGAAAGGTTCGCCTTCGCCGCGAGTGATGCGTGCGAGCCGATCATCGTCGCCATCTACGAGACGCAGGCCGAGCATCGCGAACTGGGACTGCACAGCCACCCGCGCGGCCAACTCTCCGGCCTGCGCCGCGGCCTGCTCACCATCGGCACGGAGACGGGCACATGGGTCGTTCCCGCCGACCACGCGGTCTGGCTTCCGCCCCACCAGCCGCACCGTGGCTACACCCACGGCGCCGTCGAGGGATGGAGCTGCTACGTCGCGGAGGCCGCCTGCGCGACGCTGCCGGACCAGCCCTGCATGATCAAGGCGTCCGGTTTGTTGCGCGAAGCGGTGATCCGTGCCTCCGGATGGCAGGGGCGGGACATGGACGAGGCGCAATGGCGCCTGGCCATGGTCCTCCTCGATGAACTCAGGGCCTCGCCCGTCGAGCCCTTCAACCTCCCCATGCCACGCGATCCGCGCCTTCTCCGGATCGCGCGGGCCTTGCTCGATGATCCCGGGGATCGGCGGGGCATGGACGCCTGGGCCGCGTGGGCGGGCGTGTCCGAGCGCACGCTGAGCCGCCGCTTCGTGGCGGAGACCGGCCACAGCTACACCGCGTGGCGGCAGCGGGCGCGCTTGATGCGCGCGCTGGAGATGCTGGCCGAGGGCGTGCCGGTGACGACCGTCGCCATCGACCTCGGCTACGACAGTGTCAGCGCCTTCATCGCCCTGTTCAAGCGCACGCTGGGCGTGACGCCGTCGGCCTATTTCGGCTGA
- a CDS encoding response regulator: MSQTFHVIVAEDDPVVAVTIAETLEERGFRVTIGRNGFDAFKIDQNDPADILITDLRMPHFDGTSLIARMQEQRPELPILVTTGYSDNLPKEEPGQLSVVQKPFSEDSIVRAVQSLLGVA; the protein is encoded by the coding sequence ATGTCCCAGACCTTTCATGTGATCGTTGCCGAGGACGACCCCGTCGTCGCGGTCACCATTGCCGAAACCCTGGAGGAGCGCGGCTTCCGCGTGACCATCGGGCGCAACGGGTTCGATGCCTTCAAGATCGACCAGAACGATCCCGCCGACATCCTGATCACGGACCTGCGCATGCCGCATTTCGACGGCACCAGCCTGATCGCCCGCATGCAGGAGCAGCGCCCCGAGCTGCCCATCCTGGTCACCACCGGCTACAGCGACAACCTGCCCAAGGAGGAGCCGGGCCAGCTCTCCGTCGTCCAGAAGCCCTTCTCCGAGGACAGCATCGTCCGGGCGGTGCAGAGCCTGCTCGGGGTCGCCTGA
- a CDS encoding TadE/TadG family type IV pilus assembly protein, whose product MRTAFPPAARLLASLRSVRRDRRGATALMFAAAAVPLLGMVGLAVDYGRAFLVQSRLQTAIDAGALAAGKMLNSSADAQKDIAMFVAANLPPGFLGAAIGTPAVTLDQTNQRVGVSVTATLPTTFLRVLRVNQLTISVTNQVQRANAGLELALVLDVTGSMATNNRIGELRSAATDLVNILFGPGSTPPKNLWVSIAPYAAEVNIGKTRTTWLAAGSYDATKWASQGWRGCVLARTQPQDQTDTPPASAPFKPFWYPNNQYNGNNNDNPWTPNNITDDGTYRQTNDMAGPNLGCPPPVMPLTNDRSALLSKIAGLKPVNRGGTMANQGLQAGWFTLSPKWRGLWGGTTPNTLPLDYGTPDMSKAVVLLTDGNNEWYKYKPQGDYTSYQRLSDGLLGTTNTNQVTTAIDNRMLTLCSNMKAAGITLFTITVGDSASNATRTLYQSCASPGPNHYFDSPTPADLQTVFRTIAGQLSNLRIIR is encoded by the coding sequence ATGAGGACAGCCTTCCCGCCCGCAGCCCGCCTGCTCGCCTCCCTGCGCTCGGTGCGGCGGGACCGCCGGGGCGCCACCGCGCTGATGTTCGCCGCCGCCGCGGTGCCCCTGCTGGGCATGGTCGGGCTGGCGGTGGATTACGGACGGGCCTTCCTGGTGCAGTCGCGGCTTCAGACCGCCATCGACGCCGGGGCGCTGGCCGCCGGCAAGATGCTGAACTCCTCGGCGGACGCCCAGAAGGACATCGCCATGTTCGTCGCGGCCAACCTGCCGCCGGGCTTCCTGGGGGCGGCCATCGGCACACCGGCGGTGACCCTGGACCAGACGAACCAGCGCGTCGGCGTGTCCGTCACCGCCACCCTGCCGACGACCTTCCTGCGCGTCCTGCGCGTCAACCAGCTGACCATCTCCGTCACCAACCAGGTGCAGCGCGCCAACGCCGGGCTGGAGCTGGCGCTGGTGTTGGACGTCACCGGCTCGATGGCCACCAACAACCGCATCGGGGAGCTGCGCAGCGCCGCCACCGACCTCGTCAACATCCTGTTCGGGCCGGGCAGCACGCCGCCGAAGAACCTGTGGGTCTCCATCGCCCCCTACGCGGCGGAGGTCAACATCGGCAAGACCCGGACGACCTGGCTGGCGGCGGGCAGCTACGACGCCACCAAATGGGCCTCCCAGGGCTGGCGCGGCTGCGTCCTGGCGCGGACCCAGCCGCAGGACCAGACGGACACGCCGCCGGCCTCCGCGCCCTTCAAGCCCTTCTGGTACCCGAACAACCAGTACAACGGGAACAACAACGACAACCCCTGGACCCCGAACAACATCACCGACGACGGCACCTACCGCCAGACCAACGACATGGCCGGGCCGAACCTCGGCTGCCCGCCGCCGGTCATGCCGCTGACCAACGACCGCTCGGCCCTGCTGTCCAAGATCGCCGGGCTGAAGCCGGTGAACCGCGGCGGCACGATGGCCAATCAGGGGCTTCAGGCGGGATGGTTCACCCTGTCGCCGAAATGGCGCGGCCTGTGGGGCGGCACGACGCCGAACACGCTGCCGCTCGATTACGGAACGCCGGACATGTCCAAGGCGGTCGTCCTCCTGACCGACGGCAACAACGAGTGGTACAAATACAAGCCGCAGGGCGACTACACCAGCTACCAACGCCTCAGCGACGGGCTGCTGGGCACCACCAACACCAACCAGGTGACGACGGCGATCGACAACCGCATGCTGACGCTGTGCAGCAACATGAAGGCGGCGGGGATCACCCTGTTCACCATCACCGTCGGCGACAGCGCCAGCAACGCCACCCGCACGCTCTACCAAAGCTGCGCCTCGCCCGGCCCGAACCATTATTTCGACAGCCCGACGCCGGCGGACCTGCAGACGGTGTTCCGCACCATCGCCGGCCAGCTCAGCAACCTGCGGATCATCCGCTGA
- a CDS encoding TadE/TadG family type IV pilus assembly protein → MTGHRPFRRNPLRDRGGVAALEMALLAPVLLVLVTATVDVVRYVSISLTLNRTAANVSDIATQFDKLRAGMTVVKGNEVGVLFLAATEVAQPLDLMAGGQVIVSSVANMGQGSRVMWQQRAGTGSAASHLGAAGGVATLPPGFTQQPGDNAIFTELFYRFTPYLLSGPWLGNAGTSTTLYASAVYQPRLGTLTTLETGP, encoded by the coding sequence ATGACGGGACATCGTCCATTCCGCCGAAACCCGTTGCGCGACCGCGGCGGCGTCGCCGCGCTGGAGATGGCGCTGCTGGCGCCGGTCCTTCTGGTGCTGGTCACCGCCACGGTGGACGTGGTGCGCTACGTCAGCATCAGCCTGACCCTGAACCGCACCGCCGCCAACGTCAGCGACATCGCCACCCAGTTCGACAAGCTGCGCGCCGGCATGACGGTGGTGAAGGGGAACGAGGTCGGCGTGCTGTTCCTCGCCGCGACGGAGGTCGCCCAGCCGCTGGATCTGATGGCCGGCGGGCAGGTGATCGTCAGCTCGGTCGCCAACATGGGCCAGGGATCGCGGGTGATGTGGCAGCAACGGGCCGGCACCGGCTCGGCCGCCAGCCACCTCGGCGCCGCGGGCGGGGTCGCCACGCTGCCTCCCGGCTTCACCCAGCAACCCGGCGACAACGCCATCTTCACCGAGCTGTTCTACCGCTTCACCCCCTATCTGCTGAGCGGACCGTGGCTCGGCAACGCCGGGACCTCCACGACGCTCTACGCCAGCGCCGTCTACCAGCCCCGGCTCGGCACGCTCACCACGCTGGAGACCGGGCCATGA
- a CDS encoding TadE/TadG family type IV pilus assembly protein: MLSRNRSPFLSPLRDRRGLTTLELAIVSPALIAGMIALAEVSYSLTVDSLLNHAARAAARSGFTGELASGFTDRRAQVCDTVRRLTSRVLDQSRLSVRSHSYASFTTLGQVNGGVPPSTSLTDLNCGSTNWDAKQTGAALGGSGQVVVYALRYTQPVLTGLGATVLGRTELIHEARLAVRNEPFMVGE, from the coding sequence ATGCTTAGCCGCAACCGCAGCCCCTTCCTCAGTCCCCTGCGCGACCGCCGGGGCCTGACCACGCTGGAACTGGCGATCGTCTCCCCGGCGCTGATCGCGGGCATGATCGCGCTGGCCGAGGTGTCCTACTCGCTGACCGTGGACAGTCTGCTCAACCACGCCGCCCGCGCGGCCGCCCGCAGCGGCTTCACGGGGGAGCTGGCGAGCGGCTTCACCGACCGCCGCGCCCAGGTCTGCGACACGGTGCGCCGGCTGACCTCCCGGGTGCTCGACCAGAGCCGCCTGTCGGTGCGCAGCCACAGCTACGCCTCCTTCACCACGCTGGGGCAGGTCAACGGCGGGGTTCCGCCCTCGACCTCGCTGACCGACCTGAATTGCGGTTCGACCAACTGGGACGCCAAGCAGACCGGGGCGGCCCTGGGCGGCAGCGGGCAGGTCGTCGTCTACGCGCTGCGCTACACCCAGCCGGTGCTGACCGGGCTCGGCGCCACCGTGCTGGGCCGGACGGAGCTGATCCACGAGGCCCGGCTGGCCGTGCGCAACGAGCCCTTCATGGTGGGGGAGTGA
- a CDS encoding tetratricopeptide repeat protein yields MIATPSRKRLSTKRLSLGRAAAAALLLLSVSACASAPGGGPVGSKSGPTANATLDDKARVQLRLARAAQEAGNTGSAVRFYRAVLDQAPGHVGALLGLGETLSESGSAADAVVELQKAAAAVPDNVEVQTALGRALVRANRPADALNRFDALLRRNGDDLRAHLNRGVALDLAGRHAEAQGEYRHVLLAEPNNAAAMANLGLSLALNGSAEGVAILEGLVHGGVDSPRVRQNLALAYGLKGDLEAAARVARLDLDDANVRSNLAFYETARQFVAFKP; encoded by the coding sequence ATGATCGCCACCCCGTCCCGGAAGCGCCTGTCCACGAAGCGCCTGTCCCTGGGCCGCGCCGCGGCCGCCGCCCTCCTGCTGCTGTCGGTCAGCGCCTGCGCCTCCGCGCCGGGCGGCGGGCCGGTGGGGTCGAAGAGCGGCCCGACGGCCAACGCCACGCTGGACGACAAGGCGCGCGTGCAGCTTCGCCTCGCCCGCGCCGCGCAGGAGGCGGGCAACACCGGCTCCGCGGTGCGCTTCTACCGCGCGGTGCTGGATCAGGCGCCAGGCCATGTCGGCGCCCTGCTCGGGCTCGGCGAGACCCTGTCGGAGAGCGGCTCGGCCGCCGACGCGGTGGTCGAGCTTCAGAAGGCCGCCGCCGCCGTGCCCGACAATGTGGAGGTGCAGACGGCGCTGGGCCGCGCGCTGGTCCGCGCCAACCGCCCCGCCGACGCGCTGAACCGCTTCGACGCCCTGCTGCGCCGCAACGGCGACGACCTGCGCGCCCACCTGAACCGCGGCGTCGCCCTCGACCTCGCCGGGCGGCACGCGGAGGCCCAGGGCGAATACCGCCACGTCCTGCTGGCCGAGCCGAACAACGCGGCGGCCATGGCCAACCTCGGCCTGTCGCTGGCGCTGAACGGCAGCGCGGAGGGCGTGGCGATCCTGGAAGGCCTCGTCCACGGCGGGGTCGATTCCCCCCGCGTGCGCCAGAATCTCGCGCTGGCCTATGGGCTGAAGGGCGACCTGGAGGCGGCGGCCCGCGTGGCCCGGCTCGACCTCGACGACGCCAACGTGCGCTCGAACCTGGCCTTCTACGAGACGGCGCGGCAGTTCGTCGCCTTCAAGCCGTGA
- a CDS encoding type II secretion system F family protein: MSGGVMGGLIPQPVLLGFGVLMILTGVAGLRSCALRERMLARLERLRAGTAPSAAPETERRSLLSRVGAWLARTPLVGSADRERMRKSLIAAGYNQPGHLYSLLGIKLLCIGAGMALVPAAAGDLLPSLIGAPGAAAQVVAGALLGWRLPDLALGRMRDRRLEEVRNGLPDALDLLVICGEAGLGLEAAVDRVAREVATAYPALSAELSATAAEMRVLSDRGGALNNLAARLDMEGVRGMATTLIQAMRYGTPLAQALRVLAGEMRAQRLARFEEKAARLPVLLTLPMVVFILPCVFIVVGGPAMLDVSRSFDSAGTSQQTHSNPPPSNPPHSQTKGGQP; the protein is encoded by the coding sequence ATGAGCGGCGGCGTGATGGGCGGACTGATCCCGCAGCCGGTCCTTCTCGGCTTCGGCGTGCTGATGATCCTGACCGGGGTGGCCGGGCTGCGCTCCTGCGCGCTGCGCGAGCGGATGCTGGCCCGGCTGGAGCGCCTGCGCGCCGGAACCGCGCCCTCCGCCGCCCCGGAGACGGAGCGCCGGAGCCTGCTGAGCCGGGTCGGCGCCTGGCTGGCCCGCACGCCGCTGGTCGGGTCCGCCGACCGCGAGCGGATGCGCAAGAGCCTGATCGCCGCCGGCTACAACCAGCCCGGCCACCTCTATTCCCTGCTCGGCATCAAGCTGCTGTGCATCGGCGCCGGGATGGCGCTGGTCCCGGCGGCGGCGGGCGACCTGCTGCCCTCGCTGATCGGCGCGCCCGGTGCCGCGGCGCAGGTGGTGGCCGGCGCCCTGCTCGGCTGGCGGCTGCCCGATCTGGCGCTGGGCCGGATGCGCGACCGCCGTCTGGAGGAGGTGCGCAACGGCCTTCCCGACGCGCTCGACCTGCTGGTGATCTGCGGCGAGGCCGGCCTCGGCCTGGAAGCGGCGGTGGACCGCGTGGCCCGCGAGGTGGCGACCGCCTACCCGGCGCTGAGCGCCGAGCTGTCGGCCACCGCGGCGGAGATGCGCGTGCTGTCCGACCGCGGCGGCGCGCTCAACAATCTGGCCGCCCGGCTGGACATGGAGGGCGTGCGCGGGATGGCGACGACGCTGATCCAGGCGATGCGCTACGGCACGCCGCTGGCTCAGGCGCTTCGCGTCCTGGCCGGGGAGATGCGCGCCCAGCGCCTCGCCCGGTTCGAGGAGAAGGCGGCCCGCCTGCCGGTGCTGCTGACCCTGCCCATGGTGGTCTTCATCCTGCCCTGCGTCTTCATCGTCGTCGGCGGCCCCGCCATGCTCGACGTCTCGCGCAGCTTCGACAGCGCCGGGACCAGCCAGCAAACCCACTCCAACCCGCCCCCTTCCAACCCGCCCCACAGCCAGACCAAGGGAGGTCAGCCATGA
- a CDS encoding type II secretion system F family protein, producing the protein MDRIQALQLATLLLGVGTLLFALSTLRAFRRHTALRRRLAALSAGARAVVEDGSPDITGAGPLTLADRVKRRMSRFYARRQTVYLPPGIRLWRALLYAVVAAGLCWWLGGPVMGDAGATTAAAVALLVTPRIVFASSRRRTLEALMNQLPDAISLVVRATRAGIPVSESLRMVGTELSEPIAPLFRRIVDETAMGIDLETVLARAAANVRLPEFRFFVVTLLLQRETGGNLTEPLENLADMIRQRRRVQMRTRALTSEARSSAAVLAALPFLAGGGMAMLNPDYAMRLIDEPSGQMMLAVAGGLLLVGVGSMQLLIRRTLS; encoded by the coding sequence ATGGACCGCATCCAGGCCCTGCAGCTCGCCACCCTCCTCCTCGGCGTCGGGACGCTGCTGTTCGCCCTGTCCACCCTGCGCGCGTTCCGCCGCCACACGGCGCTGCGCCGCCGGCTGGCCGCCCTGTCGGCCGGGGCGCGGGCGGTGGTGGAGGACGGCAGCCCCGACATCACCGGCGCCGGTCCCCTGACCCTCGCCGACCGGGTGAAGCGGCGCATGTCGCGCTTCTACGCGCGGCGCCAGACCGTCTATCTGCCGCCGGGCATCCGGCTGTGGCGGGCGCTGCTCTACGCCGTGGTCGCCGCCGGGCTGTGCTGGTGGCTGGGCGGGCCGGTGATGGGCGACGCGGGGGCCACGACCGCCGCCGCCGTGGCCCTGCTGGTCACCCCGCGCATCGTCTTCGCCTCCAGCCGCCGCCGGACGCTGGAGGCGCTGATGAACCAGCTTCCCGACGCGATCAGCCTCGTCGTCCGCGCCACCCGCGCCGGCATCCCGGTGTCGGAAAGCCTGCGCATGGTCGGCACCGAACTGTCCGAGCCGATCGCCCCGCTGTTCCGCCGCATCGTCGACGAGACGGCCATGGGCATCGATCTGGAGACCGTGCTGGCCCGCGCCGCCGCCAACGTCCGCCTGCCGGAGTTCCGCTTCTTCGTCGTCACCCTGCTGCTGCAGCGGGAGACCGGCGGCAACCTGACGGAGCCGCTGGAGAATCTGGCCGACATGATCCGCCAGCGCCGCCGCGTGCAGATGCGCACCCGCGCCCTGACCTCGGAGGCGCGCAGCTCGGCCGCCGTGCTGGCCGCCCTGCCCTTCCTGGCCGGCGGCGGCATGGCGATGCTGAACCCCGACTACGCGATGCGGCTGATCGACGAGCCGAGCGGCCAGATGATGCTGGCGGTGGCGGGCGGGCTGCTGCTGGTCGGCGTCGGCTCCATGCAGCTCCTCATCCGGAGGACCCTGTCATGA
- a CDS encoding CpaF family protein, translating into MSTLFGRKAASPSLAVAGPPPEEPKPAPAPAPAAAPSPPPPAALRPVNRSLNDIRSQVLARIDPATIADMPAETLRPLVERLIDDIATTSRSQLNGREQATLATELVHDMIGLGPLEPLLADDAITDIMVNGPSRTFAEQRGKLVEMPVRFRDAGHLLNIAQRIASAVGRRVDESSPMVDARLADGSRVNIVVPPLALDGACISIRKFARRTIGFRELVEFRSMSEPMARALEIIGRCRLNIIISGGTGSGKTTLLNAMSRPIEATERVITIEDAAELQLQQPHVVRLETRPPNLEGQGQVTQRDLVRNALRMRPDRIIIGEVRGAEAFDMLQAMNTGHDGSMSTIHANNPRDALSRVENMVLMAGMNLPSRAIRQQIAGAVNVIIQVQRMRDGVRRITHVTELVGMEGDVILTQDLFTFEFRGENRDGILEGRYAATGLRPRFVERLAYFGQEAAWNAATTSL; encoded by the coding sequence ATGAGCACGCTGTTCGGCCGCAAGGCCGCATCCCCCTCCCTGGCGGTCGCCGGCCCGCCGCCCGAGGAGCCGAAGCCCGCCCCGGCCCCGGCACCGGCGGCGGCCCCCTCCCCGCCGCCACCGGCCGCGCTGCGCCCGGTCAACCGCTCGCTGAACGACATCCGGTCGCAGGTGCTGGCCCGCATCGACCCGGCGACCATCGCCGACATGCCGGCGGAAACGCTGCGCCCGCTGGTCGAGCGGCTGATCGACGACATCGCCACCACCAGCCGCAGCCAGTTGAACGGGCGCGAGCAGGCCACGCTGGCGACGGAGCTGGTCCACGACATGATCGGGCTGGGTCCGCTGGAGCCGCTGCTGGCCGACGACGCGATCACCGACATCATGGTCAACGGCCCCTCCCGCACCTTCGCCGAGCAGCGCGGCAAGCTGGTCGAGATGCCGGTGCGCTTCCGCGACGCCGGGCATCTGCTGAACATCGCGCAGCGCATCGCCTCGGCGGTCGGGCGGCGGGTGGACGAGTCCAGCCCGATGGTCGACGCCCGCCTCGCCGACGGCAGCCGCGTCAACATCGTGGTGCCGCCGCTGGCGCTCGACGGCGCCTGCATCTCCATCCGCAAATTCGCCCGCCGCACCATCGGCTTCCGCGAGCTGGTGGAGTTCCGCAGCATGTCCGAGCCGATGGCCCGCGCGCTGGAGATCATCGGGCGCTGCCGGCTGAACATCATCATCTCCGGCGGCACCGGCTCGGGCAAGACGACGCTGCTCAACGCCATGTCCCGACCCATCGAGGCGACGGAGCGCGTCATCACCATCGAGGACGCCGCCGAACTCCAGCTCCAGCAGCCCCACGTCGTCCGGCTGGAGACGCGCCCGCCCAACCTGGAGGGCCAGGGGCAGGTGACGCAGCGCGACCTCGTCCGCAACGCGCTGCGCATGCGGCCCGACCGCATCATCATCGGCGAGGTGCGCGGGGCGGAGGCTTTCGACATGCTCCAGGCCATGAACACCGGCCATGACGGGTCGATGTCCACCATCCACGCCAACAACCCGCGCGACGCGCTGAGCCGCGTCGAGAACATGGTGCTGATGGCCGGCATGAACCTGCCCAGCCGGGCCATCCGCCAGCAGATCGCCGGGGCGGTCAACGTCATCATCCAGGTGCAGCGCATGCGCGACGGCGTGCGCCGCATCACCCACGTCACCGAGCTGGTCGGCATGGAGGGCGACGTGATCCTGACCCAGGATCTCTTCACCTTCGAGTTCCGCGGGGAGAACCGCGACGGGATCCTGGAAGGACGCTACGCCGCCACCGGCCTGCGCCCGCGCTTCGTCGAGCGGCTGGCCTATTTCGGGCAGGAGGCGGCCTGGAACGCCGCCACCACCAGCCTGTAG
- a CDS encoding AAA family ATPase, with translation MSLLATLLGEAPSAADAARGAGPRLLAYVADAASAALLNSAAPSLLPCEVRTGDIRSAARDLARQRSPDLLLVDLSGVADPLAAMEVLAGVCDPSVRVIAVGDSNDIGLYRDLRRIGVTDYLFKPLSRDLLEGALRAAGAGTAADEAPGRLGKLVAVIGARGGVGTTTVAVHLGCWLADGARGRTALVDLDLQNGTVALALNLRPEPALREAVEAPDRVDDVFMERAMVAASDRLSVLAAEEPVEDVIDIAPTAALSVLNRLQARHNYVVVDAGRAQGGAARAALEAASIAVLVGDASVAGLRDLVRMRAAIARRAGGGRLVTVLNRRGAPGELPATDLMRTLGEPPDHALPYRPVPLAVAAGIGEPAFRHCRRFREAMERLGADVAGQPAAQDGLFRRWVRR, from the coding sequence ATGAGCCTGCTCGCCACCCTGCTCGGCGAGGCGCCGTCGGCGGCGGACGCCGCCCGCGGCGCCGGCCCCCGCCTGCTCGCCTACGTCGCCGACGCGGCCAGCGCCGCCCTGCTGAACAGCGCGGCCCCGTCCCTGCTGCCCTGCGAGGTGCGGACCGGCGACATCCGCAGCGCCGCCCGCGATCTGGCGCGCCAACGCTCGCCCGACCTGCTGCTGGTCGATCTGTCCGGCGTCGCCGACCCGCTGGCCGCCATGGAGGTCCTGGCCGGAGTCTGCGATCCGTCGGTGCGGGTGATCGCGGTCGGCGACAGCAACGACATCGGCCTCTACCGCGACCTGCGGCGGATCGGGGTCACCGACTACCTGTTCAAGCCGCTGTCCCGCGACCTGCTGGAGGGCGCTCTGCGCGCCGCCGGCGCCGGCACCGCGGCGGACGAGGCGCCGGGCCGGCTGGGCAAGCTGGTGGCGGTGATCGGCGCCCGCGGCGGCGTGGGGACGACCACGGTGGCGGTGCATCTGGGCTGCTGGCTGGCCGACGGGGCGCGCGGGCGCACGGCGCTGGTCGACCTCGACCTGCAGAACGGCACGGTGGCTCTGGCCCTCAACCTGCGGCCCGAGCCGGCGCTGCGCGAGGCGGTGGAGGCGCCCGACCGGGTGGACGACGTGTTCATGGAGCGCGCCATGGTGGCCGCCTCCGACCGCCTCTCCGTCCTGGCTGCGGAGGAGCCGGTGGAGGACGTGATCGACATCGCGCCGACCGCCGCCCTGTCGGTGCTGAACCGGCTCCAGGCCCGCCACAACTATGTGGTCGTGGACGCGGGCCGCGCCCAGGGCGGGGCCGCCCGCGCCGCTCTGGAGGCGGCCTCCATCGCCGTTCTGGTCGGCGACGCCAGCGTCGCGGGCCTGCGCGATCTGGTGCGGATGCGCGCCGCCATCGCGCGCCGGGCCGGCGGCGGGCGGCTGGTCACCGTCCTGAACCGGCGCGGCGCCCCCGGCGAGCTTCCTGCAACCGACCTGATGCGCACGCTGGGCGAGCCGCCGGACCACGCCCTGCCCTACCGCCCGGTGCCGCTGGCCGTCGCCGCGGGCATCGGCGAGCCGGCCTTCCGCCACTGCCGCCGCTTCCGCGAGGCGATGGAGCGGCTGGGCGCCGACGTCGCCGGCCAGCCCGCCGCGCAGGACGGCCTGTTCCGCCGCTGGGTGCGGCGATGA
- a CDS encoding CpaD family pilus assembly lipoprotein, whose translation MTPFAEHSAMTRAMLPRAMRTPMLLLPLLTGLLGGCAVPQTPPPMPTAHTPAVKALSNAVPFAIDPRSGAIAAEERARVVRTVAGLGRDTTPHVTVTGPLLAAPARAATVSLLGGAGVPPENVTFAPDQTGAPALQVTSYVALAPDCAAWSDIYSGWYQNSPTAALGCSNQRNLALMLADPRDLIQGRETVPADGQRMAGAVQRYRADKVKPFVKGNTSSAFLLAPALNGSQEDQ comes from the coding sequence ATGACCCCTTTCGCGGAGCACAGCGCCATGACCAGAGCCATGCTGCCCAGAGCCATGCGAACGCCGATGCTGCTTCTGCCACTCCTCACGGGTCTGCTGGGCGGCTGCGCCGTACCGCAGACGCCCCCGCCAATGCCCACCGCCCACACCCCCGCCGTCAAGGCGCTGAGCAACGCCGTCCCCTTCGCCATCGACCCGCGCAGCGGCGCCATCGCGGCGGAGGAGCGCGCCCGCGTGGTCCGCACCGTGGCCGGGCTCGGCCGCGACACCACCCCCCACGTGACGGTCACCGGCCCGCTGCTGGCCGCCCCGGCGCGGGCCGCCACCGTCTCCCTGCTGGGCGGGGCCGGCGTGCCGCCGGAGAACGTCACCTTCGCCCCAGACCAGACCGGCGCCCCGGCGCTCCAGGTGACCAGCTACGTCGCGCTGGCCCCGGACTGCGCGGCGTGGAGCGACATCTACAGCGGCTGGTACCAGAACAGCCCGACCGCGGCGCTGGGCTGCAGCAACCAGCGCAACCTCGCCCTGATGCTGGCCGACCCGCGCGACCTGATCCAGGGCCGCGAGACGGTGCCCGCCGACGGCCAGCGCATGGCCGGGGCCGTCCAGCGCTACCGCGCCGACAAGGTGAAGCCCTTCGTGAAGGGGAACACGTCCAGCGCCTTCCTGCTGGCCCCCGCCCTGAACGGAAGCCAGGAGGACCAATGA